A segment of the Lactobacillus sp. ESL0700 genome:
AAATGTCTTGAATGTTAGAAATCTTCTTGTCGGTAATCAAAATGTATGGGTTGTCGAGGTCAGCTTCCATCTTGTCGTTGTCAGTTACCATGTATTGTGACAGGTAGCCGCGATCAAATTGCATCCCTTCAACAACTGATAATTCAGTTTCAATACCACGAGAATCTTCAATGGTAATTACACCGTCGTTACCAACCTTTTCCATTGCATCGGCAATTAAATCACCAACTTCTTTAGAAGCACTTGAAACAGCGGCAACTTGAGCGATTTGGTCTTTTGAAGAAACAGTGTGGCTGATCTTGTGTAATTCATCAGTTACAGCCTTAGTAGCCTTTTCAATCCCGCGGCGAACACCAACTGGGTTAGCACCAGCAGTTACGTTCTTCATTCCTTCGCGGATGATTGCTTGAGTCAAAACAACAGCAGTAGTAGTACCGTCACCTGCAATATCATTAGTCTTTTGTGCTGCTTCAGCAACTAACTTAGCACCCATGTTTTCATAATGGTCTTTTAATTCGATTGCTTTAGCAATTGTAACACCATCGTTTGTAATTTCTGGGTTGCCATATGATTGTTCCAAAACAACATTCCGACCCTTAGGACCAATAGTTGTCTTAACAGTATCAGCTAACTTGTCAACACCCTTTAATAGGGAACGTCTTGCATTTTCTGAAAATTTAATATCTTTTGCCAATTTAATTCGCTCCTTAATTACTTAACGATTGCTAAAATATCTTTTTCGTGAAGGACTAAGTACTTTTCACCTTCGTATTTAACGTTGGTGCCAGAATACTTATCGTATAAAACAACGTCGCCCTTCTTAACAGTCATTGGAATCTTACTGCCGTTTTCTGCATAAGCACCTTCACCAACAGCAACAATTTCACCTTCAGTTGGCTTTTCTTTAGCATTTGATGCAAGAACGATACCGCCAACAGTCTTTTCTTCTTCTTCTTTAACTTTTACGATCACGCGATCACCAATAGGTTGTAACACGATTGCCTCCTAAAATTAATTTCAAAATTTATTTACTTTAATCAGGTTAGCACTCTTATTAGTCAAGTGCTAACTTACATGTATTATAATAACCTCTTTTACTAAAAAATACAAGAAAAAGTTAGCACTTTTTCATTTAAAGTGCTAATTATCTTTTTATTGCACTAGCAGGTAATTAATAGTAAGCTAGTTCTATGAATATCGAAACAACAAAAACACAAAAGCTTGCTAGCTTATTCAATGCTCTCAGTGAGCCGAACCGAATTAACATCATCAGAATATTACGCGATAGTAATCGGGAATTGTCTTGCAGCGAGGTCAGCGACTTGCTCCAAATCGCACCATCCACCGTTTCCTATCACTTTAAAGCATTACGCAAGGCCGGGTTAACCAAGACCAGACAAGAAGCTCAAACTAAATATCTTTCATTAAATAAGGCAACTTTTGCCAAATATTTACCTGGACTCTTAGACTCATTATGAGTTTTTTTACCGTGTTATTTCGATATTTATAGAAATAAGGAGGACAACATGAAATTATTTTATTCATCAGGTGCAAGTTCCTTAGCACCACATATATTACTTGAAGAAAGCAATCTAACTTATACTGCAGAAAAGGTCAACTTAGACCACAAGACTTGGGCACAAGGCGACTATAATACAATTAATCCGAAGTCTTATGTACCAGCTCTTGAAACAGAATCCGGTTCTATCTTAACCGAATGCGCCGTTATTTTAGAATATATTGCAAGACAGGTTCCCGAAAAAGCTTTAATTGCGGGTTATGCTACTGCTGAATATTGGCAGCAGCGAACTTGGCTCAATTATATCGCCACCGAACTACACAAGAATTTCATTTCACCATTCAGAAAAGGCAATTGGCTGCCCAACACTGCAGAATCTAAAGAATTGGTCTACCAACGCGTTTTGCCACGGCTAAAATATGTTGATCAACAGTTAGCAGACCAAACTTATTTGGTTAATAATCAATTTTGCGTAGCTGATGCTTATCTCTTTGTCATGACCAACTGGCTGCAGCGTTTAGATTACGGCTTCAATGATCTAGCTAATCTAGAAAGATTTGACTCTGCCATACGTTTGCGCTCAGCGGTGCAACGCGTTTTAAAGCAAGAAGGAAAACCGCACTCATTAACAGAGCAATAAATAAGCCAGCTTTAACCCCAGCTGACTTTAACACTTACTTTTTTATGATAGAAGCAATTCCAGCAATAATGTTGTGATATTGCTTTTCATTTTCCACAAATGAATCATTATTAATAATAATATCGGCAATCTCTTTAACTTCTTTAGCACCGTGCTTTATCTTAAATTGATCTTTTTTCTTAGTTCGAGCGACGATTTCTTCAAATGTAAACTCTTTGCCATTATCAATGGTTTGCTTTTTAAATTCACGAGTAGCGCGAACCCTAAGAGGAGCCTCAATATAGATGTTCATCATCTTTGAACCCAATAGTTGTTTTAAATAAACGCCAAGCTCTGCACGATAAAGACTTTCAATTGAAGCATAATGGACATTGGCCTTTTCCATTTCACCTACCAGACGATAAAAAAATTCTCTGAAAATTTCTTGTTGATTATCGGCATAAAGATTTTGGAAGTCTGCTTCTGAAGGATGATCTACAAATTCGTAACCACGCTCACGCATCATATCCTTTTCAATCTGAATAATTTTCATTCGCTTAATCCCGATACTATCAAGATAAAGACCTGCGGCTGACTTACCACATTCACTTAAGCCGCCTAATGAGAACATGCCTTTGACATAATTTTTTCTGGCAATAAATTGTTCCTCGGTAATTTTCATCATTAACCTCTTTTCTAATCAAATAGTTTTCTGTTCGCGCTTTTATAGGCTCTTATTATGCTCAATAAGTTATCGGTCCACATTACAGCGTAAATAATTAAATAACCTTTCTTGCCATTTTACAATTACTTTTTTAATGTTATCGTTAACAAATTATTATTTTAAGCATAGTAAAACCCCGAAATTAATTCAGCTCAATTTCGGGGTTTTATCTTGCTATGACTTATGAAATAGAGATTACCAAATTATTACTCTCTTTTTTGGTGACAGCCACATACCATCAGTCTTCTTAACTTTAAAGACTTTATAGAAGTCCGGTTGACACTGCACCTGAACGTTTGCTCGCAAAGCATTTGGTGAGTGAACATCAGTAGCTAGCATAGCTGCTGTCGCTTGTGGAGTCAACTTTAACCGCCAAATTCTGGCGTAATTTTTAAAGAGTTCACGTAAATTGACGTGATCTTTCTTACCAGCGGCAATCGCTACGGATAATCCACCTTGATCGGCAATGTTTTCCGATACTGTCAGCTTACCGCTAACCTTTTTACCATCGTATTTGATACCATCAAATAATTTGGTTTCTGCCTTGACGCGCTTATTAAATGCGGCGTAATCCTTCTTAGTCCACCAATTATTCAAACTACCATATTCATCAAACTTAGAACCATTGTTGTCAAAGGCATGGGAGATTTCGTGACCAATAACTGCGCCAATACCGCCTAAGTTAGCAGCCTTACTTTGCTTCTTACTATAAAATGGTGCTTGCAAGATACCGGCAGGAATATTGATATCATTTAAGCTAGGATCATAAAAAGCATTAACTTCATCACCAGAAATGCCCCAATCATCACGATCTACTGGCTCATCTAACTCTGAAATATTTTCTTTAATGTCCTGAATCGCCATCGCTTTTCGATTAGCGTACAAACTACCACCTTGGCTCGTTGGGACAACTTTTACATCATCGTAAAAGTCTGTCACATCACTTGGATAACCAACTTTAACCTTCATTGCTTTTAATTTAGCAATCGCCTTTTGTCTAGTTGCCTTGGATAACCACTTATTCTTCTGTAAGCGTTGCTCGTAAATCTTCAGAATTTGCTTAACCATCTTGGTGACGTCTTTTTTAGCAGCAGTACCAAAATAAGTCTGGCCATAATATTGACCAATTAGATCATCGTAATCACTATCAGTAATTGCATATGCCTGTTTTGCAGCTGAAGGCAACTCTTTTTGACCAGATTCTGCTAGCGCAAAGGGTGCACTGGCTTCAACGAATTGCTGTGACAATTCTCCGGCAACATTATTAATGAAGATAACAACTAACCAACCCTTAAGTTCAGCGAAATTTTCTTTATTAAGTAGCCCGTTAACATTATTCAAAAAGTCCGGATCAGTAACAATAATCTGGTCAGGGTCTTTACCAACAGTTCTTTGTAAGAAGCCGGCCATATCAAAGTCGCCAAATTTTGCTTTAAAATCACTAACACTCATTGGATGATAAGTGCTAGTTACTTCGGCAGTGTCTTCAGCTGACTTAGAGTTCTGCGCCATTTTGCTATCGAACTTAATGGCATTTTCGGCATAAGTAGTTGCTTCATCCTCAGACACACCAGCTAGTTCCAATAATTTAATCGATTGCTTCTTAAAAATGTCGAGTAACTGCTTTGAATTAGGATCCTGATAGCTAGTAGTGTCAGGTAAAATTGTGCTGGCGCTGCCAAAGTAAAGGGCATTCTTTCTGGCATTTTTCAAATCAGGCTCTACATTCCAGCCAATTGGCATTGGCATATTTTCATTAAATAGCTTAGCTGCTTTGGTATTAAAATCAGCAAAGTCCTTAATCCCTTCCAGTGCTGCCAAATCCTTTTTAATTGGCTCAGCACCATCGCGATTACGTTGATCCATATCTAGTGCTTGCTTATATAAATCAACAGCTTTGGCAAAATTAGGGATATTCGGCAGCGGTTTTTTACCATTAGCAAAAGCTGCCATATCCTGACTTAATTCGTTATTGACCTTAACTGTAAGATTATCGGCAGCACCAGCACTATAACCATCGACTGGTATTTTAGCATTCTTTAACCATTTAGAATTAATTGCTAAATACAAATTATCCTGTGGCCGCATACCGAGCTTAGGCTTAAGCAGGTTGCCACTGCCCCCACGCTTGTCCTTAATTTGCTTCTTGTGATGCGCCTTAGCTTTACTCTTGCTAGTGGCAGCTAAGACTGGTTGACTAGCATAATTACTAATATTAGTTAAACTTATCGACCCACTCATTAAAATAGCGGTCAGTATTGCTAATACTTTCGATTTCTTATTCATACATTCACCCCATATACAGGTAACCTAATTATTCAAGTTTTATCATAGCAATATTTTACTACTGTCAATATATTTTTTACAATGGTATTTTTATGATAGCGTCAACTTAAGCAACCTTTTTTGAAACATAATGTAAATGGAAATAATCATTGCGCCAATCGCTACTGCAAAAATCAAGTGAGCATTCAGCTTCACCAAAAGCCCACTAATCAGCGACATTATTGGTCCCATAATTCTTGTTAATGTTGTCGAGGCGGACGTGACTATTCCCCGAAATTGCTTCTCAGTCAAAGCCTGCACAATTGTGAAAAAATTTGCCTGCGACCACACACTTCCAATAGAAACCAGAACATAACCACCAGTCACTAGCCAAAACGAACGCAGTAATAACATCACACTAAAACCGGCCAAAATGATTAAACCGCTGACTAGCAATTGCTGGCCGACCGAGATTTTTTGGTTAAATCGCAAATAAATAAAATTGGCGGCTATCCCAGCTACCGAAGCAATTGTGTAAAAGAGACTAATTTCAGTAACTGACCCCTTCAGCGTTTGTTTTAAAATAAACGTTAACATTGGTACCACAACTTGAAAACCCAAATTTGCTGCCAAAAAGCTCGCAATTAACCATTTTAAGCGAACATCATGCCAAATAAATTTCAACCCTGCAACGGTTTTATTAGCAACATTTTTTGTCTTAGCTGGCGCCTTTTCTTCTGGAACATCCTTAATTATGATTGCCAAATAAAAGAAGCTAACACTATCTAGCAAAAAGCCAGTCAAATAGCCAACTAAATTAATTATTAGGGATGCAATCCCTGGACCAAACATGCGCTGAATTGAAGAAATCAATCCAACACTGCCTGATATTTGGGCTAAATCTTGCGGAGATAGATTTTGGGCAATCAGCGTCTGATAACCAACCCAAGATAATAAATCAAAAAAGCCAAAGACAAAAATCACTGCCAAAATACTCCACAAAGGCAATTGCTTATTAATCATGATTGGAACAAGCAGTGCCAGCAGCATTTGCATTACTAACGCAGTCAGCATTACGTCCTTTTTGCGATAAACATCAAAAAGTGAACCAATTACCAAGCCAAACAATGCAGTTGGTAAATATTCCATTGCGCTAAGTAGGCCCATTGTTACGGAGGAATGGTTAATTGTCAGCATTAACAGTGGCACCGCAAATGTGTAAAATTGGTCACCAAGTCCTGATACTGCATAACCTAACAATAGTTTTCGTTTATTATTTAAATTTTTATTTTTCATTTTCCTCGATTATCCATAAAAGCTGTATTATTTTTTTCAAAACAATACAGCTTCTACTTCTGCATCGATTACAGTCATAACCTCGATTGTCGCCACCTCCCAAATAATTACACCTATATTATACAAACTAAAAAGCCACCTACACGAATGTAAATGGCTTTTTAGTTTAGATATTTTTTTTACTATCTTTATCAGAGTCCAAAAAGTAAATCAAGGTTTGTAATTCTGTTGCTAAATCAACATTCTGAATCCGAATACCAGTCGGAGCTGAAAGTCTAATTGGCGTAAAGTTCATTATTCCTCGAATTCCTGACTCAATCATTTCATCAGCAGTTGCCTGAGCAGTTTCAGCTGGAACAGTCAAAATTGCAATTGAAATCTGTTGATCGCTCAATTGCTGCTTCAATTCTTTCATGCTGTAAACTGGCACACCACTCAAGATTTTACCAGTGATTGCTTCATTAATATCAAATGCACAAGAAATACGAATGTTGTTACTGCGCTTGAAGTTGTAATTGAGCAAGGCATGCCCTAGATTACCAACACCAACCAAGGCAACATTAGTCAACGTATCTTGATTCAATATTTTCTTAAAAAATGATAAGAGACTCTTGACATCGTAGCCATAGCCACGCTTACCCAACGCACCAAAGTAAGAAAAATCACGCCGAATCGAAGCACTATCAACTTGAACTGCTTCTGATAATTCGGTTGAAGAAACTTTTTCTTTGCCGCTCTCATTTAAAATAATTAGATATCGATAGTAAAGCGGCAGTCTCTTTGCTGTCGCTGTAGGAATTTTAATCTTTTCCATTTTTCAAAAAGCCTCCAACTTTTATTTGTGAATTAAGCACTAATCAGTACTATTTTACCCGTAAAATTACGTCCAATGCAAATATTTTTTTCACAATCTTGTAAATTCTACCATAGGAAAGTCCTATAACCAATAAATAAAAACTTGCATTATGCAAGCAGTGCCTTTTCACGCTTATTTTTGCTACCACTCAACCAGTAGAATCAACTTCTTACCACGCATATTTCACCATTTAGAGAGTTTTTCCTGACAAAAACATTGTAAATTCATAAACTAATCCAGTAATTTACACAAAGGAGCAAAAAATGTTACTTAAAACTAAAAATTTATCTAAAAAGTACAAAAACAAGTTGGCGGTTAACAAAGTTAATCTTGAACTGAAACGTGGCAGCTTCGTCACGTTACTTGGAACCAATGGTGCTGGCAAGTCCACCCTAATTAACATGCTGGTTGGCCTAAAGCAACCAACTTCAGGTGAAATGATCACTGACGCGAACACCAAAATTGGGGTTGTCTTTCAAAATAGTGTTTTGGATCCCGAACTAACTGTCTATGAAAACTTGGTCGTCCGTGTGCACCAATACAAGAACTGTCCTTTAACTAGAATTAACGAATTAGAAAGCCAGCTAGGTTTACGCAACTTTGTTAACCAGCGGTACGGCACTCTTTCAGGAGGTCAAAAACGACGCGTTGATATTGCTCGTGCATTATTAAACAATCCGGATATTTTGTTTTTGGATGAGCCCACAACAGGACTAGATGTGCAGACACGCACAGCAATTTGGAAATTAATCCTTAAATTGCAAAAGCAGCAACAATTAACAATCCTGCTGACAACCCACTACCTTGAAGAAGCTAAAGAATCGGATTATTGTTACGTTTTAGCGCATGGCCAAATTATTGCTTCGGGTACTACCCAAGAGATTATTAAGCAACATGCGGAAAACCAGCTCCATTTGCAACCTACTGCGCCAGAGCAATTAATTACCCTACTAAATCAACTAACAATTCCTTTTGAACAAGAGAAATGCAATTTTTTAATTAAACCAGCATCTTCGCAGCAAGCACTGCAGATTTTGGAAGTAGTTAAACCTTATTTAGCAGAGTTTTCATATTCTCCCGGAGATATTTCAACGGCATTCATGAACATCACTGGTTGGGAGGTAGCCTAATGTATTATCTAGTTAAAAGAAATCTGACCTTATTTTCCCGAAATCGGGCTCGCGCCTTCTTTTCACTTTTAGGCGCCTTAATCACCTTTGCCCTGTACATCGTTTTCTTAAAGCAAACGCTAAAAAGCTCACTACCACACATTAACAATATCCAGCAGATTTTGGATAATTGGCAAATGGGCGGAACTTTAGCCGTGGCAAGCATCACTACCACCTTGACCGGACTATCGTCTGTTGTTTCAGATCGTGAAAATAATATCTTGCAAGACCTCTCCTTAACCGAGCGCAGCAAGTGGCAAATTAGGCTGAGCTATCTAATTAGTAGCGTCATTGTTGGAAGCTTATTACAAATCATTTTGCTAATATTTATGTTGGCCTATTTTATCAAAACTGATAATCTTGCATTTACTTGGTCTAACTTACCGATTATCTTGATAATTATTCTTGTTAGCTCCCTATTAAGTGCCATCTGCAATGATTTATTAGTTAGTTTCATTAAGACCTTTGCCACACTTACCCAAGTTAACTTAATAATTGGTACAGCCAGCGGCTTCCTTGTTGGGTCCTACATCCCACTAGGTATCGCACCCAAGGCCGCACAACTAGTAATGAAGTTAACTCCGGCAACTTATGTCGCCTCACTTTACCGCCGCT
Coding sequences within it:
- the groES gene encoding co-chaperone GroES; translation: MLQPIGDRVIVKVKEEEEKTVGGIVLASNAKEKPTEGEIVAVGEGAYAENGSKIPMTVKKGDVVLYDKYSGTNVKYEGEKYLVLHEKDILAIVK
- a CDS encoding metalloregulator ArsR/SmtB family transcription factor — its product is MNIETTKTQKLASLFNALSEPNRINIIRILRDSNRELSCSEVSDLLQIAPSTVSYHFKALRKAGLTKTRQEAQTKYLSLNKATFAKYLPGLLDSL
- a CDS encoding glutathione S-transferase N-terminal domain-containing protein; the encoded protein is MKLFYSSGASSLAPHILLEESNLTYTAEKVNLDHKTWAQGDYNTINPKSYVPALETESGSILTECAVILEYIARQVPEKALIAGYATAEYWQQRTWLNYIATELHKNFISPFRKGNWLPNTAESKELVYQRVLPRLKYVDQQLADQTYLVNNQFCVADAYLFVMTNWLQRLDYGFNDLANLERFDSAIRLRSAVQRVLKQEGKPHSLTEQ
- a CDS encoding M13 family metallopeptidase, which gives rise to MRPQDNLYLAINSKWLKNAKIPVDGYSAGAADNLTVKVNNELSQDMAAFANGKKPLPNIPNFAKAVDLYKQALDMDQRNRDGAEPIKKDLAALEGIKDFADFNTKAAKLFNENMPMPIGWNVEPDLKNARKNALYFGSASTILPDTTSYQDPNSKQLLDIFKKQSIKLLELAGVSEDEATTYAENAIKFDSKMAQNSKSAEDTAEVTSTYHPMSVSDFKAKFGDFDMAGFLQRTVGKDPDQIIVTDPDFLNNVNGLLNKENFAELKGWLVVIFINNVAGELSQQFVEASAPFALAESGQKELPSAAKQAYAITDSDYDDLIGQYYGQTYFGTAAKKDVTKMVKQILKIYEQRLQKNKWLSKATRQKAIAKLKAMKVKVGYPSDVTDFYDDVKVVPTSQGGSLYANRKAMAIQDIKENISELDEPVDRDDWGISGDEVNAFYDPSLNDINIPAGILQAPFYSKKQSKAANLGGIGAVIGHEISHAFDNNGSKFDEYGSLNNWWTKKDYAAFNKRVKAETKLFDGIKYDGKKVSGKLTVSENIADQGGLSVAIAAGKKDHVNLRELFKNYARIWRLKLTPQATAAMLATDVHSPNALRANVQVQCQPDFYKVFKVKKTDGMWLSPKKRVIIW
- a CDS encoding MFS transporter — its product is MKNKNLNNKRKLLLGYAVSGLGDQFYTFAVPLLMLTINHSSVTMGLLSAMEYLPTALFGLVIGSLFDVYRKKDVMLTALVMQMLLALLVPIMINKQLPLWSILAVIFVFGFFDLLSWVGYQTLIAQNLSPQDLAQISGSVGLISSIQRMFGPGIASLIINLVGYLTGFLLDSVSFFYLAIIIKDVPEEKAPAKTKNVANKTVAGLKFIWHDVRLKWLIASFLAANLGFQVVVPMLTFILKQTLKGSVTEISLFYTIASVAGIAANFIYLRFNQKISVGQQLLVSGLIILAGFSVMLLLRSFWLVTGGYVLVSIGSVWSQANFFTIVQALTEKQFRGIVTSASTTLTRIMGPIMSLISGLLVKLNAHLIFAVAIGAMIISIYIMFQKRLLKLTLS
- a CDS encoding redox-sensing transcriptional repressor Rex; amino-acid sequence: MEKIKIPTATAKRLPLYYRYLIILNESGKEKVSSTELSEAVQVDSASIRRDFSYFGALGKRGYGYDVKSLLSFFKKILNQDTLTNVALVGVGNLGHALLNYNFKRSNNIRISCAFDINEAITGKILSGVPVYSMKELKQQLSDQQISIAILTVPAETAQATADEMIESGIRGIMNFTPIRLSAPTGIRIQNVDLATELQTLIYFLDSDKDSKKNI
- a CDS encoding ABC transporter ATP-binding protein, encoding MLLKTKNLSKKYKNKLAVNKVNLELKRGSFVTLLGTNGAGKSTLINMLVGLKQPTSGEMITDANTKIGVVFQNSVLDPELTVYENLVVRVHQYKNCPLTRINELESQLGLRNFVNQRYGTLSGGQKRRVDIARALLNNPDILFLDEPTTGLDVQTRTAIWKLILKLQKQQQLTILLTTHYLEEAKESDYCYVLAHGQIIASGTTQEIIKQHAENQLHLQPTAPEQLITLLNQLTIPFEQEKCNFLIKPASSQQALQILEVVKPYLAEFSYSPGDISTAFMNITGWEVA
- a CDS encoding ABC transporter permease produces the protein MYYLVKRNLTLFSRNRARAFFSLLGALITFALYIVFLKQTLKSSLPHINNIQQILDNWQMGGTLAVASITTTLTGLSSVVSDRENNILQDLSLTERSKWQIRLSYLISSVIVGSLLQIILLIFMLAYFIKTDNLAFTWSNLPIILIIILVSSLLSAICNDLLVSFIKTFATLTQVNLIIGTASGFLVGSYIPLGIAPKAAQLVMKLTPATYVASLYRRLFVGNTVPANLRTRFVKDMGIRLEWHNHLLTIPETLTITFAILLAVIIIDYLTQKFNPREA